Proteins encoded in a region of the Calypte anna isolate BGI_N300 chromosome 15, bCalAnn1_v1.p, whole genome shotgun sequence genome:
- the ANKLE2 gene encoding ankyrin repeat and LEM domain-containing protein 2 isoform X2 — protein MERWVAAAGGWGSLWGSWRGWELLAACAVIGAVGWLLRRLERRPGGRGAPAAAISSPAVAAAAISSPAPLSSPAPFSAGNRRSNGSRPGEVTMDMILSRLKRLSSDELREEIVRAGLKCGPITSTTRFIFEKKLAQALLEQQGVLEENQSDLLEEAAGNVPCNSGWAEAQKTSRTTGVNHNGHGSVSEEAEFGYCVGLNPPEEDVMHTNCSAPVCGAASADSQISAQTPSRNPPLFYGVCPVYDDILARNERIHVYEDKKEALQAVKMIKGSRFKAFSNREDAEKFAKGICDYFPSPSKSSLSLSPVKMGAFNRDGLCSAETESANKERANSYKSPRTQDLTAKLRKAVEKGDTATFSELIWSNPRYLIGSGDNPTVVQGFDTPLHFACKFGNLDVVNVLTSHPAIVKNPRNKYDQTPSEVVCERSKNKSAELKEKLREYLKGQYYVPLLRAEDNSSAPVIGAPWSPDQTDESPQRTLSKYPGSPKDPVLSLRAFAGPMSPSKAEEFRRLWKTPPRERAGFFHNVRKSDPERGVERVGRELAHELGFPWVEYWEFLGCFVDLSSQEGLRKLEEYLSHREMSEKAQQETGENETCNRYKTPHPSGKSKKSCNSVSVGAFLDDDDDDMSLEEIKNRQNAARKISQPLVSKEPNIDAIGDAECDILSMERAVNIMETSAHPRHYEKAVSSSKNGFCNPVSSERIMSDRKHLHDAGECLGTPISNLMSEFESLSFQNQGESSNISKTADSKRILAEGTSQVRKSKDHLDKSCYSVSLASSEPGVTGKPGETKLRTEHRKASEEEGLCMESGIQAKEAQRHRELSSQKFLLKASPTKDYSKNLFLLGGQPSKLDGDVLAAIESAEVDAQKYPMLYKWKQAVQSYSSADRQSWPSPALKGRFKSQTITAGIPGASVYSNSGRNSPIPGSPGKYSNAALFSPDPGSPGRYSPASVNHALLKLRYFSEPPAH, from the exons ATGGAGCGGTGGGTCGCGGCCGCCGGGGGCTGGGGCTCCCTCTGGGGCAGCTGGCGGGGCTGGGAGCTCTTGGCCGCCTGCGCGGTCATCGGCGCCGTGGGGTGGCTGCTGAGACGGCTGGAGAGGAGGCCCGGCGGCCGCGGGGCCCCGGCGGCAGCCATCTCTTCCccggcggtggcggcggcggccaTCTCTTCCCCGgctcccctctcttcccccgCGCCGTTCTCCGCGGGGAACCGGCGCAGCAACGGGAGCCGCCCAG GTGAGGTAACAATGGATATGATATTATCCCGACTGAAGCGGCTCTCCTCTGATGAGCTTAGAGAAGAAATTGTAAGAGCAGGACTGAAATGTGGGCCCATCACATCAACCACGAggtttatttttgaaaaaaaattggctcAGGCCTTGTTGGAGCAGCAAGGAGTGCTGGAAGAAAACCAATCTGATCTGCTTGAGGAGGCTGCTGGAAATGTCCCATGCAATAGTGGCTGGGCAGAAGCACAAAAGACTTCAAGAACTACAGGAGTGAATCACAATGGACATGGGAGTGTTTCTGAAGAGGCAGAGTTTGGGTACTGTGTAGGTCTGAACCCTCCAGAAGAAGATGTGATGCACACAAACTGCTCAGCTCCAGTCTGTGGAGCAGCATCTGCTGATTCACAGATCAGTGCTCAGACACCATCCAGAAATCCTCCACTGTTTTATGGTGTTTGCCCAGTTTATGATGACATACTGGCAAGGAATG AGAGAATACATGTTTATGAAGATAAAAAGGAGGCTCTCCAAGCTGTTAAGATGATTAAGGGTTCCCGTTTTAAAGCCTTTTCAAACAGAGAAGATGCTGAGAAATTTGCTAAAGGAATCTGTGATTATTTCCCATCTCCAAGCAAGTCCTCTTTATCTTTGTCTCCAGTGAAAATGGGAGCATTTAACAGAG ATGGGTTGTGCTCTGCTGAAACTGAATCTGCCAACAAGGAGAGGGCCAACAGCTACAAAAGTCCCCGCACTCAGGATCTCACAGCTAAACTGAGGAAAGCTGTTGAGAAAGGAGACACAGCAACGTTTTCAGAACTCATTTGGAGTAACCCTCGCTATCTGATTGGGTCAGGAGACAATCCAACAGTTGTTCag GGGTTTGACACTCCGTTGCATTTTGCCTGCAAATTTGGGAATTTGGATGTTGTTAATGTGCTTACCTCACACCCAGCTATTGTGAAAAATCCAAGAAACAAATATGACCAAACTCCATCAGAA GTAGTTTGTGAAAGAAGCAAGAATAAATCTGCAgaattgaaagaaaaactaagaGAGTACTTGAAAG gtCAATACTATGTACCACTCTTGAGAGCAGAAGACAATTCCTCAGCTCCTGTGATTGGAGCACCTTGGTCACCCGACCAGACAGACGAGAGCCCCCAGAGAACTTTATCTAAATACCCTGGCAGCCCCAAAGATCCTGTGCTGTCATTAAGAGCTTTTGCAGGCCCCATGAGCCCCTCAAAG gcTGAAGAATTTCGCAGACTTTGGAAGACTCCCCCTCGAGAGCGAGCTGGCTTCTTCCACAATGTCAGGAAATCTGATCCGGAGAGGGGTGTTGAAAGAGTTGGAAG gGAGTTAGCTCATGAACTGGGGTTCCCGTGGGTTGAATACTGGGAATTTCTGGGCTGTTTTGTTGATCTGTCTTCCCAGGAGGGGCTGCGAAAATTAGAAGAGTACCTGAGTCATCGGGAAATGAGCGAAAAGGCTCAGCAAGAAACAGGGGAAAATGAAACCTGCAATAGATACAAAACTCCACATCCCTCTG GCAAGAGTAAAAAGTCCTGCAATTCTGTTTCTGTTGGAGCATTTttggatgatgatgatgatgacatGAGCTTGGAAGAGAtaaaaaacaggcaaaatgCAGCACGGAAAATCAGCCAACCTCTTGTGTCCAAAGAACCCAACATTGATGCCATTGGAGATGCTGAGTGTGACATCTTGTCCATGGAGAGGGCTGTAAACATCATGGAGACCTCAGCTCACCCCCGGCACTACGAAAAGGCAGTTTCATCCAGCAAGAATGGATTTTGTAACCCTGTGTCCAGTGAAAGGATAATGAGTGACAGAAAGCATTTGCATGATGCAGGAGAATGCCTGGGAACCCCCATTTCCAATTTAATGTCAGAATTTGAAAGCCTGTCATTCCAGAACCAAGGAGAATCAAGTAACATCTCTAAAACAGCTGACAGTAAGAGAATTCTGGCTGAAGGAACAAGTCAGGTGAGAAAATCCAAGGACCATCTGGATAAGAGCTGCTACTCAGTGTCACTGGCAAGTTCTGAGCCAGGTGTTACAGGGAAACCTGGAGAGACCAAGTTAAGGacagaacacagaaaagcatCAGAAGAAGAGGGACTCTGTATGGAATCTGGAATTCAGGCTAAGGAGGCACAACGCCATCGAGAGCTTTCCTCacagaaatttcttttgaagGCTTCACCCACAAAGGATTACTCAAAGAATTTATTCCTGCTTGG GGGGCAGCCCTCAAAGCTGGATGGGGATGTGCTGGCAGCTATAGAATCAGCAGAGGTTGATGCACAGAAATACCCAATGCTCTACAAATGGAAACAGGCCGTGCAGTCCTACTCCTCAGCTGACAGGCAAAG ttggCCGAGTCCAGCACTGAAGGGAAGATTCAAGTCCCAAACCATCACTGCTGGCATTCCAGGTGCTTCAGTCTACTCTAATTCAGGAAGAAATAGTCCAATACCAGGAAGTCCAGGAAAATACAGCAATGCTGCCTTGTTCTCTCCAGACCCTGGGAGTCCTGGGCGCTACAGTCCAGCTTCTGTCAACCACGCTCTGTTAAAACTACGTTATTTTTCAGAGCCTCCTGCCCACTAA
- the ANKLE2 gene encoding ankyrin repeat and LEM domain-containing protein 2 isoform X1 produces MERWVAAAGGWGSLWGSWRGWELLAACAVIGAVGWLLRRLERRPGGRGAPAAAISSPAVAAAAISSPAPLSSPAPFSAGNRRSNGSRPGEVTMDMILSRLKRLSSDELREEIVRAGLKCGPITSTTRFIFEKKLAQALLEQQGVLEENQSDLLEEAAGNVPCNSGWAEAQKTSRTTGVNHNGHGSVSEEAEFGYCVGLNPPEEDVMHTNCSAPVCGAASADSQISAQTPSRNPPLFYGVCPVYDDILARNERIHVYEDKKEALQAVKMIKGSRFKAFSNREDAEKFAKGICDYFPSPSKSSLSLSPVKMGAFNRDGLCSAETESANKERANSYKSPRTQDLTAKLRKAVEKGDTATFSELIWSNPRYLIGSGDNPTVVQEGCRYNVMHVAAKENQPGICQLLLDTLENPDFMRLMYPDDNEAMLQSRIQYIVDLYLNTPDKMGFDTPLHFACKFGNLDVVNVLTSHPAIVKNPRNKYDQTPSEVVCERSKNKSAELKEKLREYLKGQYYVPLLRAEDNSSAPVIGAPWSPDQTDESPQRTLSKYPGSPKDPVLSLRAFAGPMSPSKAEEFRRLWKTPPRERAGFFHNVRKSDPERGVERVGRELAHELGFPWVEYWEFLGCFVDLSSQEGLRKLEEYLSHREMSEKAQQETGENETCNRYKTPHPSGKSKKSCNSVSVGAFLDDDDDDMSLEEIKNRQNAARKISQPLVSKEPNIDAIGDAECDILSMERAVNIMETSAHPRHYEKAVSSSKNGFCNPVSSERIMSDRKHLHDAGECLGTPISNLMSEFESLSFQNQGESSNISKTADSKRILAEGTSQVRKSKDHLDKSCYSVSLASSEPGVTGKPGETKLRTEHRKASEEEGLCMESGIQAKEAQRHRELSSQKFLLKASPTKDYSKNLFLLGGQPSKLDGDVLAAIESAEVDAQKYPMLYKWKQAVQSYSSADRQSWPSPALKGRFKSQTITAGIPGASVYSNSGRNSPIPGSPGKYSNAALFSPDPGSPGRYSPASVNHALLKLRYFSEPPAH; encoded by the exons ATGGAGCGGTGGGTCGCGGCCGCCGGGGGCTGGGGCTCCCTCTGGGGCAGCTGGCGGGGCTGGGAGCTCTTGGCCGCCTGCGCGGTCATCGGCGCCGTGGGGTGGCTGCTGAGACGGCTGGAGAGGAGGCCCGGCGGCCGCGGGGCCCCGGCGGCAGCCATCTCTTCCccggcggtggcggcggcggccaTCTCTTCCCCGgctcccctctcttcccccgCGCCGTTCTCCGCGGGGAACCGGCGCAGCAACGGGAGCCGCCCAG GTGAGGTAACAATGGATATGATATTATCCCGACTGAAGCGGCTCTCCTCTGATGAGCTTAGAGAAGAAATTGTAAGAGCAGGACTGAAATGTGGGCCCATCACATCAACCACGAggtttatttttgaaaaaaaattggctcAGGCCTTGTTGGAGCAGCAAGGAGTGCTGGAAGAAAACCAATCTGATCTGCTTGAGGAGGCTGCTGGAAATGTCCCATGCAATAGTGGCTGGGCAGAAGCACAAAAGACTTCAAGAACTACAGGAGTGAATCACAATGGACATGGGAGTGTTTCTGAAGAGGCAGAGTTTGGGTACTGTGTAGGTCTGAACCCTCCAGAAGAAGATGTGATGCACACAAACTGCTCAGCTCCAGTCTGTGGAGCAGCATCTGCTGATTCACAGATCAGTGCTCAGACACCATCCAGAAATCCTCCACTGTTTTATGGTGTTTGCCCAGTTTATGATGACATACTGGCAAGGAATG AGAGAATACATGTTTATGAAGATAAAAAGGAGGCTCTCCAAGCTGTTAAGATGATTAAGGGTTCCCGTTTTAAAGCCTTTTCAAACAGAGAAGATGCTGAGAAATTTGCTAAAGGAATCTGTGATTATTTCCCATCTCCAAGCAAGTCCTCTTTATCTTTGTCTCCAGTGAAAATGGGAGCATTTAACAGAG ATGGGTTGTGCTCTGCTGAAACTGAATCTGCCAACAAGGAGAGGGCCAACAGCTACAAAAGTCCCCGCACTCAGGATCTCACAGCTAAACTGAGGAAAGCTGTTGAGAAAGGAGACACAGCAACGTTTTCAGAACTCATTTGGAGTAACCCTCGCTATCTGATTGGGTCAGGAGACAATCCAACAGTTGTTCag gAAGGGTGTAGGTACAATGTCATGCACGTGGCTGCCAAGGAGAACCAGCCTGGTATCTGCCAGTTGTTGCTGGACACTTTGGAAAATCCTGACTTTATGAGGCTTATGTACCCTGATGATAACGAGGCGATGCTGCAGAGCCGCATCCAGTACATTGTTGACCTTTACCTTAACACACCAGATAAAATG GGGTTTGACACTCCGTTGCATTTTGCCTGCAAATTTGGGAATTTGGATGTTGTTAATGTGCTTACCTCACACCCAGCTATTGTGAAAAATCCAAGAAACAAATATGACCAAACTCCATCAGAA GTAGTTTGTGAAAGAAGCAAGAATAAATCTGCAgaattgaaagaaaaactaagaGAGTACTTGAAAG gtCAATACTATGTACCACTCTTGAGAGCAGAAGACAATTCCTCAGCTCCTGTGATTGGAGCACCTTGGTCACCCGACCAGACAGACGAGAGCCCCCAGAGAACTTTATCTAAATACCCTGGCAGCCCCAAAGATCCTGTGCTGTCATTAAGAGCTTTTGCAGGCCCCATGAGCCCCTCAAAG gcTGAAGAATTTCGCAGACTTTGGAAGACTCCCCCTCGAGAGCGAGCTGGCTTCTTCCACAATGTCAGGAAATCTGATCCGGAGAGGGGTGTTGAAAGAGTTGGAAG gGAGTTAGCTCATGAACTGGGGTTCCCGTGGGTTGAATACTGGGAATTTCTGGGCTGTTTTGTTGATCTGTCTTCCCAGGAGGGGCTGCGAAAATTAGAAGAGTACCTGAGTCATCGGGAAATGAGCGAAAAGGCTCAGCAAGAAACAGGGGAAAATGAAACCTGCAATAGATACAAAACTCCACATCCCTCTG GCAAGAGTAAAAAGTCCTGCAATTCTGTTTCTGTTGGAGCATTTttggatgatgatgatgatgacatGAGCTTGGAAGAGAtaaaaaacaggcaaaatgCAGCACGGAAAATCAGCCAACCTCTTGTGTCCAAAGAACCCAACATTGATGCCATTGGAGATGCTGAGTGTGACATCTTGTCCATGGAGAGGGCTGTAAACATCATGGAGACCTCAGCTCACCCCCGGCACTACGAAAAGGCAGTTTCATCCAGCAAGAATGGATTTTGTAACCCTGTGTCCAGTGAAAGGATAATGAGTGACAGAAAGCATTTGCATGATGCAGGAGAATGCCTGGGAACCCCCATTTCCAATTTAATGTCAGAATTTGAAAGCCTGTCATTCCAGAACCAAGGAGAATCAAGTAACATCTCTAAAACAGCTGACAGTAAGAGAATTCTGGCTGAAGGAACAAGTCAGGTGAGAAAATCCAAGGACCATCTGGATAAGAGCTGCTACTCAGTGTCACTGGCAAGTTCTGAGCCAGGTGTTACAGGGAAACCTGGAGAGACCAAGTTAAGGacagaacacagaaaagcatCAGAAGAAGAGGGACTCTGTATGGAATCTGGAATTCAGGCTAAGGAGGCACAACGCCATCGAGAGCTTTCCTCacagaaatttcttttgaagGCTTCACCCACAAAGGATTACTCAAAGAATTTATTCCTGCTTGG GGGGCAGCCCTCAAAGCTGGATGGGGATGTGCTGGCAGCTATAGAATCAGCAGAGGTTGATGCACAGAAATACCCAATGCTCTACAAATGGAAACAGGCCGTGCAGTCCTACTCCTCAGCTGACAGGCAAAG ttggCCGAGTCCAGCACTGAAGGGAAGATTCAAGTCCCAAACCATCACTGCTGGCATTCCAGGTGCTTCAGTCTACTCTAATTCAGGAAGAAATAGTCCAATACCAGGAAGTCCAGGAAAATACAGCAATGCTGCCTTGTTCTCTCCAGACCCTGGGAGTCCTGGGCGCTACAGTCCAGCTTCTGTCAACCACGCTCTGTTAAAACTACGTTATTTTTCAGAGCCTCCTGCCCACTAA